TCCTTACTCTCAATAGGAAGATGTGGCATGATATGGTGTCTTCAATTTCCGGATATTTTATGGGGCTGTTCATACTCGGGCTCATCCTGTTTTTTTCCAGCTGGATAGGCCTGTCGCTTCTAAGGGTACACTATTCGTTCCTTCTTTCTGTGTGGATAGGGATTACAATAATAATCCCGTACCTGGGGCCTTTTATAGGCAGCATTCCGGCATCTGTGATGGCTCTTTCCCAGGGGGTGGCTCCCGGCGTATACACTATTCTATTTTTGACGCTGCTGCAGTTCTTTGTGACCAGCATTCTTTCGCCAAAGATAATAGGTGAGATAATAGGCGTCCATCCGGTACTGGTCATCCTTGCCCTTATAGCGGGAGGCGAGCTCGGAGGCATGGTCGGCATGATAGTGGCGGTCCCTTTGACCAGCGTTGTCCTGATATTTCTGAAGTATTACTGGCCTATGTTTTTGGAGGATTAGACCAGAACGGTCTTTGCGCTGGGAAAGCCGTTAAAGCCCGGCACCGCGGAAGCGGATGAGTAGGCTCCGATATTCTTGACATACACGAGATTGCCGACCTCAAGTTCGGGAAGTTCTTCGCTTACCGAGATCGTGTCAAATGAGTCACAGGTGGGTCCTGCCAGTGTGCTTAGGAATTTTTGCCCCCGTTTGATGGCGTTGAATTGATATTTGCAGTGATCGAACACGGTCCCCGAAAAATCAGCATAGACCCCGTCGTCAAGATAATAATAGTTCTTGTTGTTGCGGAAGGTGCGGCCTACAACACTGGTGACCAGAGTGCCGGACGGCCCTACAAAAAACCTGCCCGGTTCGGCGATCACCCTGATGTTCCTGTCAAAGAGGCGCTTTATCTCCCTTTTTATGACCCCGGCTATCTTTTTGAAGTCGATTTTTTCCCTGTCAAAATGATTGATAGGGAACCCCCCGCCGATATCCAGCATGTTAAGCTTTAATCCGTGCTGCTTTGACTCGCGGAAGATCTGTGAAGTTATCTCGAGCGCCTTGACATAATTGTCCACATTTACGCACTGCGAGCCCACATGAAAAGCCACTCCGGCAGGCTCAAGGCCGAGCTGTTTTGCTTTCTTTAGAAAGAACACGGCCTGGTCGGTGTCTGCGCCGAATTTGAGAGAAAGCTCCACCATGCTGCCGATGTTCTCGACCTTTATCCTTACAAGAACCTTTGCTTTGGGGCAGTTGCGCGCTATCTTGTAGAGTTCCGGCTCGTTGTCAAAGGTCATCAGTCTGACCCCGTGCTTTCTTGCCAGCCGTATGTCCTTTTCCGACTTGATCGTGTTGGCAAAGATGATCTTGTTAGGCTTTGCCCCAAGCGAGAGTACAAGCATCATTTCGTTGGCGGAGGCCGTGTCAAAGCTGCTCCCCAGAGAAACGAAGTGCCTGATTATCTGAGGATCGGGATTGGCCTTTATGGCATAAAAGGGCTCAACGAACGGCAGGCACTTCTTAAAGGAAGCGTACTGCCTGTTAAGGGCCTCTTTGCTGATCAGCATCAGCGGGGTTGAGTGCTTTTTTGCCTGCGACCTGATCAGCTTTTCCAGTTTGTTCTTTTTCATTGCACCAAAAAATTATGGAACTGCCACGGGTCTTTTTCGTCGGTTATATTGCTGTTGTAGCCTTTGTAAAAATCAACCTTTGTTTTTAAAGGCGTCCAGTCAACAGCAGTGGATACGAAAGGCCCAAGATATTCTTTTGCAACAGCAAGGACCTGGTCGTGCGGCAGCTGGTCCGGCACACAGACTCCTTTTTTGGGGTTCCTTATCATCCACATCACAGCCGCTATTACCGAGCAGGCCACCTGCAGGGTAGTGGCATTCTGATGAGGAGCAAGTTCCCTTGATTCTTCTATGTCCAAAAGGCTTCCGACCCACCAGGATTTGAAATCGTGTCCCATCATGAGAACACCGAGCTCGTCCCTGCCGCTGATTATCTCGTCCGTCATAATCCTCTGGTCCTTCTGCAGGTCAAAATTCCTCATCTCGAGTTCGTGCAGGGAATTTATGGCAGCCTCCGACGGACAATAGGCATAATGTACGGTCGGGCGGTAAACTGGCTTTTTGCCCTCCCACACTGTCAGATGGTCCGAAATGGTAAAGGCCTCTCCGTGGCGCACGATCATTCCCGTTATCTCGCCGCAGGGTACCCAGCTTCTGACCCAGGTCTTTATGCCCATCTGCGAAATGCAGATCTGGTTGCCCGGTCCTCCCTGGTGGAACATGGCGCCTTTGGGAAGCCTTTTTTCGTGCGTCCCCCAGCCTAGTTCCGCGGGAGCTATCCCTTCTTCGCGGAATCCCTCGATGCTCCAGGTGTTGACGAATTCGTTAAGCTCCTTGGGCCTGTCCGAGATCTGAGTGTCCCTTTCGCTGATATGGATCACTTTTATCCCCAAAAGTCTTGAGAGGGCAGGGTAGTCTTTTTTTCTAAGAGCCGACTTTATCTCGGGGATCCTTTTGCCTTTCTTTTTTGTTTTGATGAGTTTTTCCGCAATATCAATGAGCCCCACCTTAACAAAGTGGGAAACAAGCCCGGGATTGGCGCCGTGTTCAATTACGGCAGTGGCTCCTTTTTTGTTCCTCCAGCCGTCCACCATTTTCCTGATGGCCATATGCCTAACATAAAGGGTCCTCTCGGTCGGAAGTTTATCTTTTGCTCCCGCATAAGGATCCCAAAGTTCTACGGAGGTGTTTATGTACAGGACATCATGGTCGTGGCACCACTCAAGTATCTCAGTGCATTCTATATTCCAGGCCAGGTCTATTATCATGTCGCCGCTACCCACATAGCCTGCGAGTTTTGTCTTAAGGTTCTTGGGAGTTATTCTGTCGAGTTTGAACTTGACGCCCTGTTCCAGCGCTTCTTCTATGTAGTCCCTGCGGGGCTCAAAATCCATCACGGTGATCTTTTCTGCCGGCATGTCGATGTGCTTTAGGATAAGCGGCACTGTGCACCTTGACACATATCCGCAGCCGATAACGAGTACTTTCCCTTTGAATTTTATTCTTTTGCTCATGATATCAATAGGCCCTCCTTGTGCTTTCTATCAACAAATATATCACAAATGGGAACAGGGGGCAGTTGAGGGGATCAGTCTCTTATGTTGATCTGCTTTATAGTGACGGGGGAAAGCGGCCTGTCGTTCTTTGTCTGCGTCTGCGAGATCTTTACTGCAACATCATAGCCTTTTGTCACCTTGCCGAAGATGGTGTGCCTTCCGTTAAGCCACTGGCAGGGAGCAACGGTTATAAAGAACTGGGAACCGTTGGAGTTTGGTCCCGAGTTTGCCATGGCAAGGATGCCGGGGGAAGAAAAATCAAGAGAATCATCGATCTCATCCTCGAACTTGTATCCTGGGCCTCCAGTGCCGTTGCCAAGCGGATCTCCGGTCTGGACCATAAAGTCCGGTATTATCCGGTGAAAGATCACTCCGCTGTAGAGAGGTCCGTTGCCTGCTTCGTTAGTCTTTGGGTCTATCCACTTGCCTGTGCCGTTTGCAAGTCCGACAAAATTCTTTACGGTCAGGGGCGCCTTGTCAGGATATAGCTGACAGGTTATATTCCCCAGACTGGTCTCGATGACCGCGTAGATATTCTTTGGTTTTGCCATCACATTTGAGTATAAGCCAAAACACATGACGAACGCAACTACTGCTGCCGCCAAACAACTTATTTTATTCATAGGAAATATTATAGTAGACAAAAGGGGGGAAGTCAAAATAGAGAAATTCGGACAAGAATATAGCGATAGATGATTGACAGGAGCTTTGTATGATAATTATTCCGCAAATGAGAAAGATCCCGGCAGGAAGGTTCATGATGGGTAGTGCTTTGCTGGGACAAGCCGAGAGAATGGTCGAAGTTCGTCAGTTCATGATAGGCACTTACCCGATCACCAATTTAGAGTATCGCAGTTATTTGCTAAATTTGGACATGCCAGTACCTGACATATTGCAGGATCCTGAATTTTTTGGACATCCTGTGGTAAATATTCTGTTTTCTGAAGCAGAACAATATTGCCAATATCTGGGGGAAAGGCTTGGAAAGGTCATAAGGCTACCAAGTGCCTGTGAATGGGAATATGCCGCCAGAGGGCCGAGATCCCTTAGCTACCCCTGGGGCAATGAACTGGATATCTCAAAGGCTGTTATCAGAACTTCCGGAACCCGTGATGTCCACAGCTATCTATATGATGTAAGCCCGTTTGGGGTCCGTCATATGGCAGGAAATGTGTCCGAATGGACCTCCGGCATTCGAATTTCAACAGAAAATCCCGAAGAACCTTACAGGGTATTAAAAGGCGGTTCATGGATGGATGTGAACACTTTTTGTTTATTGAGCGCTTACCTGAATTTTGACCGGCCGCGCAGCAAGAGTCCAAAGGTGGGATTCCGTATATTGCAGGAACTTTAAACAAAGGCCCCGACATCTCTGCCGGGGCCCCCTTACTTCTTACTACTTGCTTCTTGCCGCTTAACTTATCCCATCTCCCCCAATCTGCTCATCCACGCGGCTCCGAGGCCCATGGTGCAGATAACGGCGGTAACGAGCTGTCCGAGAACGGGAATGAGGTTGACAAGTGCCATAAGGACCACGCCCCAGATAACTTCTGTGACTATCGGCTGATTATATCTCTTGAAAGCTGCAAGCAGCCTTTTTCCTATAAGCTGTGTTACCGAGATATAGCCAAGGACCACTGCAAGGCCGTAAAGCAGCCATAGGACTGCGATGACAGGGATCCCGATTATCGAGACCAGCATCAGAAGGGTTATCGGGAGCAGAAGGACCCACCAGGCAAGTCCCCAACCCAATGTCTGCCAGGCATGGCGCTCTATTGCCACCGAGGTCCAACCGATCCTCTTTGGGAAAAGAATGCAGACGATAACTCCAAGGGCCAGGACCCCAAGAAAGGCCAGCAGGCTTGCCAGGGCTGTTGCAAAAAACATTAACTGCGGGGCCACCTGGCTTC
The sequence above is drawn from the Candidatus Margulisiibacteriota bacterium genome and encodes:
- a CDS encoding type III PLP-dependent enzyme; amino-acid sequence: MKKNKLEKLIRSQAKKHSTPLMLISKEALNRQYASFKKCLPFVEPFYAIKANPDPQIIRHFVSLGSSFDTASANEMMLVLSLGAKPNKIIFANTIKSEKDIRLARKHGVRLMTFDNEPELYKIARNCPKAKVLVRIKVENIGSMVELSLKFGADTDQAVFFLKKAKQLGLEPAGVAFHVGSQCVNVDNYVKALEITSQIFRESKQHGLKLNMLDIGGGFPINHFDREKIDFKKIAGVIKREIKRLFDRNIRVIAEPGRFFVGPSGTLVTSVVGRTFRNNKNYYYLDDGVYADFSGTVFDHCKYQFNAIKRGQKFLSTLAGPTCDSFDTISVSEELPELEVGNLVYVKNIGAYSSASAVPGFNGFPSAKTVLV
- a CDS encoding SUMF1/EgtB/PvdO family nonheme iron enzyme produces the protein MIIIPQMRKIPAGRFMMGSALLGQAERMVEVRQFMIGTYPITNLEYRSYLLNLDMPVPDILQDPEFFGHPVVNILFSEAEQYCQYLGERLGKVIRLPSACEWEYAARGPRSLSYPWGNELDISKAVIRTSGTRDVHSYLYDVSPFGVRHMAGNVSEWTSGIRISTENPEEPYRVLKGGSWMDVNTFCLLSAYLNFDRPRSKSPKVGFRILQEL
- a CDS encoding peptidylprolyl isomerase produces the protein MCFGLYSNVMAKPKNIYAVIETSLGNITCQLYPDKAPLTVKNFVGLANGTGKWIDPKTNEAGNGPLYSGVIFHRIIPDFMVQTGDPLGNGTGGPGYKFEDEIDDSLDFSSPGILAMANSGPNSNGSQFFITVAPCQWLNGRHTIFGKVTKGYDVAVKISQTQTKNDRPLSPVTIKQINIRD
- a CDS encoding saccharopine dehydrogenase C-terminal domain-containing protein produces the protein MSKRIKFKGKVLVIGCGYVSRCTVPLILKHIDMPAEKITVMDFEPRRDYIEEALEQGVKFKLDRITPKNLKTKLAGYVGSGDMIIDLAWNIECTEILEWCHDHDVLYINTSVELWDPYAGAKDKLPTERTLYVRHMAIRKMVDGWRNKKGATAVIEHGANPGLVSHFVKVGLIDIAEKLIKTKKKGKRIPEIKSALRKKDYPALSRLLGIKVIHISERDTQISDRPKELNEFVNTWSIEGFREEGIAPAELGWGTHEKRLPKGAMFHQGGPGNQICISQMGIKTWVRSWVPCGEITGMIVRHGEAFTISDHLTVWEGKKPVYRPTVHYAYCPSEAAINSLHELEMRNFDLQKDQRIMTDEIISGRDELGVLMMGHDFKSWWVGSLLDIEESRELAPHQNATTLQVACSVIAAVMWMIRNPKKGVCVPDQLPHDQVLAVAKEYLGPFVSTAVDWTPLKTKVDFYKGYNSNITDEKDPWQFHNFLVQ